Proteins from a genomic interval of Fuerstiella sp.:
- a CDS encoding YCF48-related protein produces MQIAFFQTWFAWTLLAPTAAAEYRLIAHDPIPPAFLSTPVYRSAAIIDDASLYDVAVVGRQCWAVGERGVVVHSGDAGKTWVSGVLPFDCSLNSVCFLTNRIGFIAGIRADLHSKLDRGVLLTTDDGGQTWKNVSPDVQLPGLRMVRFFGLDKGIVVTTPGHGEGGSVLITTDAGRSWKEIESDNASADWGSAAFVSPDEGILVGGGRAYGVVNSNKLSILGDPGNSLQTVHAVSFSDDGRAWIVGDGGYVRRSVNRGVSWKIPARFPDEIRDIYCLRSVVHDGERVCVAGTPASSVLVSDDAGTTWSRIPCARGGSINRLTRLGADSLLAVGAWGMILQSDDFGRSWKSVRNGDRRSALMYIVTDPQDVAPLMLAKVAGEDGYRVSVLQPSRRLVDEQNPERWRSQIAGLGVNTMTADWRFARTKHQQAVSQSSLLQTWDMLSDGRLRKLLPLRLAAEIRTWRPNVICIESSGENDGVAAIWRSVIKSAGEIAAGSDPRSSPLLKAGLLPWTVQRVIIRTHKNSTPLEYRADFVLPTLRTTAGLVAHNWYSATNPNVRSGNDDVAYAVHRRSAAATPDAMFRNIPVTPGSGGRRRLLQPDHDIGDLEETVKKHHTQKLALTTQIERRPAGGELIAHMRTIGSNMPAALSSAQLQHALELFCQRENLEGRIAVRREFIRRFPDSPQAAYAAEDLHLLYSSAEILTLRKSGRPFHDRGQRHAASHIPADQRPLSVKPWVLPAAGTSLDRFYRSNGREDRALDEHWNQQAVISWGHLNQLAPDSALSAQQKLIVAARYRRLHQPGKERTALAAASGAPDWRRLLAVNEMQAGFSAVEPVIEAFNLPETHRRPRLDGVLSDQCWQQAPEIQLTGGGSADGTTNSLVMLSWDPKFLYFAGHLPTVDDIQPETEKFDRTHDEADMTADHIELRLDIDRDYSTAWHFVVDSAGRTSDRCWQFDNWNPRWYVATQRDRTGWRFEVAIPVQELQSHPLEAGAGWAVSVRRVVPGYADQRVEVSDEAKQLKTRYSLIRFIRNRRPKS; encoded by the coding sequence ATGCAAATAGCATTTTTTCAGACATGGTTCGCCTGGACGCTGCTGGCACCGACGGCAGCCGCCGAATATCGGTTGATTGCTCATGATCCGATTCCACCGGCGTTCTTAAGTACGCCGGTGTACCGTTCCGCAGCCATTATTGATGATGCGTCCCTGTACGATGTGGCTGTGGTTGGCCGGCAATGTTGGGCAGTTGGGGAACGTGGGGTAGTTGTTCATTCTGGTGATGCCGGCAAGACGTGGGTTTCGGGCGTTCTGCCCTTTGACTGCAGCCTGAACAGTGTCTGTTTTCTCACGAATCGTATCGGTTTTATCGCCGGCATTCGTGCTGATCTGCATTCTAAGTTAGATCGTGGCGTTTTATTGACGACGGACGACGGCGGGCAGACATGGAAAAACGTATCACCAGACGTTCAGTTGCCTGGTCTGCGGATGGTTCGGTTCTTTGGGCTGGACAAGGGCATCGTGGTCACCACGCCCGGTCACGGCGAGGGAGGATCCGTTCTGATTACAACAGATGCCGGCCGGTCCTGGAAGGAAATTGAATCAGACAATGCTTCGGCTGACTGGGGCAGTGCCGCATTTGTGAGTCCGGACGAGGGGATCCTGGTTGGGGGAGGCCGGGCGTATGGCGTGGTTAACAGCAACAAACTGTCAATTCTTGGAGACCCCGGGAATTCTTTGCAGACTGTCCATGCGGTGTCCTTTTCCGACGATGGTCGAGCATGGATTGTGGGGGATGGTGGCTACGTTCGTCGGAGCGTGAACCGCGGGGTAAGCTGGAAAATTCCTGCACGATTCCCTGACGAGATTCGGGACATCTATTGTCTTCGCAGTGTGGTGCATGACGGTGAACGTGTCTGTGTTGCCGGGACACCGGCTTCAAGTGTTTTAGTCAGTGATGACGCAGGAACCACGTGGAGCAGGATTCCCTGTGCCAGAGGTGGTTCGATCAATCGACTGACTCGTTTGGGAGCGGATTCGCTCTTGGCCGTCGGGGCGTGGGGAATGATCCTGCAATCAGATGATTTTGGACGCAGTTGGAAAAGTGTGCGTAATGGCGACCGGCGATCGGCGTTGATGTACATCGTGACGGATCCTCAGGACGTGGCCCCGTTGATGCTCGCCAAAGTTGCCGGGGAAGACGGTTACCGGGTGAGCGTGCTGCAACCTTCGCGGCGATTAGTTGATGAACAAAATCCGGAGCGGTGGCGGTCGCAAATCGCCGGTTTGGGTGTAAACACGATGACAGCAGACTGGCGGTTCGCCCGAACGAAACATCAGCAGGCTGTGTCGCAGTCGTCGCTGCTTCAGACATGGGATATGTTGTCGGACGGTCGGTTGCGGAAACTACTTCCGCTACGTCTGGCAGCTGAAATTCGAACATGGCGTCCAAACGTGATATGTATCGAATCGTCCGGAGAAAATGACGGTGTCGCAGCGATTTGGCGGTCAGTGATCAAATCAGCCGGTGAAATTGCGGCAGGATCAGACCCTCGATCCTCCCCGCTGCTCAAGGCAGGACTGCTGCCCTGGACCGTGCAGCGCGTGATCATTCGCACTCATAAGAACAGTACTCCGCTGGAATATCGTGCCGACTTCGTGTTGCCGACGCTGAGGACGACAGCCGGTCTGGTGGCTCACAACTGGTACTCGGCTACAAATCCCAATGTCCGTTCGGGGAACGACGATGTGGCTTATGCAGTCCACCGCAGATCCGCGGCCGCCACACCCGATGCGATGTTTCGAAACATCCCGGTGACACCTGGCAGCGGTGGAAGACGCCGGCTGTTACAGCCGGATCACGACATTGGCGATCTGGAAGAAACTGTCAAAAAACATCATACTCAAAAGCTGGCTCTGACCACGCAAATAGAGCGTCGACCCGCAGGGGGAGAGCTCATCGCACATATGCGGACCATTGGCAGTAACATGCCGGCTGCACTGTCATCTGCTCAGCTGCAGCACGCACTGGAACTGTTTTGTCAGCGTGAGAATCTGGAAGGCAGGATTGCAGTCCGCAGGGAATTCATACGTCGATTTCCCGACTCACCGCAGGCTGCTTACGCTGCAGAAGATCTGCACCTGCTGTATTCCTCTGCAGAGATTCTGACCCTGCGAAAAAGCGGGCGACCGTTCCATGACAGGGGACAACGCCATGCTGCTTCACATATTCCCGCGGATCAGCGGCCGTTATCTGTTAAGCCATGGGTTCTTCCCGCCGCCGGAACGTCGCTTGATCGTTTTTACCGGAGCAATGGTCGGGAAGACAGGGCTCTCGATGAACACTGGAATCAGCAGGCCGTTATTTCGTGGGGGCATCTGAATCAGCTCGCTCCGGATTCGGCTTTATCGGCTCAGCAGAAACTCATCGTTGCTGCCCGTTACCGTCGATTGCATCAGCCTGGGAAAGAACGGACTGCACTGGCCGCCGCGTCCGGTGCTCCGGACTGGCGGCGCCTGCTGGCGGTTAATGAAATGCAGGCCGGATTCTCTGCTGTGGAACCTGTGATTGAGGCGTTTAATCTGCCTGAGACTCATCGGCGTCCCCGACTGGACGGGGTACTCAGCGATCAGTGCTGGCAGCAGGCTCCGGAAATTCAGCTAACCGGCGGAGGATCGGCGGACGGAACGACGAACAGCCTGGTGATGTTGAGCTGGGATCCTAAGTTCCTGTATTTCGCCGGTCATTTGCCGACGGTGGACGACATCCAGCCTGAGACAGAGAAATTCGATCGAACGCATGATGAAGCTGATATGACAGCTGACCATATTGAACTGCGACTGGACATCGACCGTGACTATTCGACGGCCTGGCATTTCGTGGTTGACAGTGCGGGCCGGACGTCCGATCGCTGCTGGCAGTTTGATAACTGGAATCCCCGGTGGTACGTGGCAACTCAGCGTGACCGGACCGGCTGGCGCTTCGAGGTTGCCATTCCGGTTCAGGAACTGCAGTCTCATCCACTGGAAGCCGGTGCCGGATGGGCCGTAAGCGTTCGTCGTGTTGTCCCCGGCTATGCCGATCAGCGCGTCGAAGTTTCTGACGAGGCGAAGCAGCTGAAGACTCGATACAGTCTGATCCGTTTTATACGAAACAGACGTCCGAAGTCATGA
- a CDS encoding OmpH family outer membrane protein, which translates to MKRLTLILSLLTFAVVATDNRADAQERKTSQKKRDATRVGLIDMAHVFQNYEKFKELREGLQAAVQQSDAEAKDMAGEFKALQEQLSQQSKDFDPGSPEYENIERRLLDEKAKFESWRAATQRKLARRETEMLKTIYADVSRMVKAYSEYAEYSLVLRFNRKGVDDEMQPQQAIQAMNKNVIYHQSGNDITEIVLKQLNNQYNRKSGRTPTQSAGNRKPVKR; encoded by the coding sequence GTGAAACGCCTCACACTCATCCTTTCTCTCCTCACATTTGCCGTTGTGGCAACAGATAATCGGGCAGATGCTCAGGAACGCAAAACCTCGCAAAAGAAGCGTGATGCAACCCGGGTAGGTCTGATTGACATGGCCCATGTGTTCCAGAACTACGAAAAATTCAAAGAGCTTCGAGAAGGACTCCAGGCTGCGGTACAGCAAAGCGATGCCGAAGCCAAGGACATGGCAGGCGAATTTAAGGCATTGCAGGAACAACTCAGCCAACAGTCCAAAGATTTCGACCCCGGCAGTCCTGAATACGAAAATATTGAACGCCGACTTCTGGACGAAAAGGCCAAGTTTGAATCATGGCGGGCCGCCACCCAGCGTAAACTCGCCCGACGCGAAACCGAAATGCTGAAAACGATCTACGCTGATGTCAGCAGAATGGTGAAAGCTTACTCTGAATACGCCGAATACTCTCTGGTCCTTCGTTTTAACCGTAAAGGTGTCGACGACGAAATGCAGCCTCAGCAGGCCATTCAGGCAATGAACAAGAATGTGATTTACCACCAGAGTGGTAACGACATCACTGAAATCGTTCTCAAACAGCTTAACAATCAATACAACAGGAAATCCGGCCGTACTCCGACTCAGTCGGCAGGTAACCGGAAACCTGTTAAACGCTAA
- the lpxC gene encoding UDP-3-O-acyl-N-acetylglucosamine deacetylase: MKRRRSIGSSHEGNQTRQLSVLTPGCRFSCPDQLLSWLLGEIVIEAAHKRLQQTLAGPVELEGPGLFHGIPARIRLLPAEAGTGIVFRRCDLPDIPTVPARHDYVLAAARRTILGRAGQPLVETVEHLMAAIAGIGVDNCVIEINGPEVPSFDASSRVFCNAMLDKGLQELSECVEAFAITDQMMLKSDGGQSVVLRPYVRSLLAVTWQLDYGRRAPIPPQIYSIELTPDIFVREIASARTFVLESEITMLRGLGYGRHLTDRDLLVCGTDGTWNNRLRWPDECVRHKLLDCVGDLALSGRSVYGHLTAVRSGHKLNHRLAEEVSRMADSHSQSISSAA; the protein is encoded by the coding sequence ATGAAACGTCGACGATCCATCGGGTCGTCGCATGAAGGCAACCAAACCCGACAGCTGTCTGTACTGACACCCGGCTGTCGGTTTTCCTGCCCGGATCAGCTGTTGTCCTGGCTGTTGGGAGAAATTGTGATTGAAGCCGCGCACAAACGTCTGCAGCAGACACTGGCAGGTCCGGTTGAACTGGAAGGGCCAGGCCTGTTTCACGGCATACCGGCCCGCATTCGCCTACTTCCCGCAGAAGCCGGTACCGGTATCGTGTTCCGCCGCTGCGACCTTCCCGATATCCCAACAGTTCCGGCGCGACACGACTATGTCCTGGCGGCCGCACGTCGAACAATACTGGGACGTGCCGGTCAACCGCTTGTGGAAACTGTCGAACATCTAATGGCCGCCATTGCCGGAATTGGTGTCGACAACTGTGTTATTGAAATCAATGGGCCGGAGGTTCCATCATTTGACGCATCCAGTCGTGTCTTTTGCAACGCAATGCTGGATAAGGGTCTGCAGGAACTGTCGGAATGCGTGGAAGCATTTGCCATAACCGACCAAATGATGTTGAAGTCCGATGGCGGACAGTCGGTCGTGCTGCGACCCTACGTACGGTCACTGCTGGCCGTCACCTGGCAACTGGACTATGGTAGGCGGGCTCCGATACCTCCCCAGATTTATTCAATCGAATTGACGCCCGATATCTTTGTCCGCGAAATAGCGTCTGCAAGAACGTTTGTACTGGAATCAGAAATCACCATGCTCCGGGGACTGGGATATGGTCGGCATCTCACTGACCGGGATCTACTGGTTTGCGGAACTGACGGGACATGGAACAACAGACTGCGATGGCCGGATGAGTGCGTTCGACATAAACTGCTGGACTGCGTGGGTGATTTAGCACTCAGCGGACGATCGGTGTATGGTCACCTGACCGCTGTTCGCAGTGGACACAAACTCAATCATCGACTCGCTGAGGAAGTATCCCGAATGGCCGACAGTCATTCTCAATCTATTTCATCGGCCGCATGA
- the lpxA gene encoding acyl-ACP--UDP-N-acetylglucosamine O-acyltransferase — MEPQVSPLSEVHSSARLGPGVKIGPFCVVGPQVTIGDETVLQSHVVLTGRTTLGQRNRVYPGCVIGGEPQDISYQDTDTQVVIGNDNIFREGVTVSRGAEKEDGCTRIGNGNMFMANSHVAHNCHIFDKVILVNGVLLGGHVHVHNGAIVSGNTVVHHFSTLGRLSFVSGGCRVPHDIPPFMLAAGNDNPAVKTLNIVGMRRAGISEDSIQHLRVAFRLLFRKRQPLEEVRSSLENTIDDALPAELRELFQFIENQRAGKLGRAREAIRNQTATQQQSVQKSKAA, encoded by the coding sequence ATGGAACCACAAGTCTCGCCGCTGTCCGAGGTGCATTCCTCAGCCAGACTCGGTCCAGGAGTCAAAATCGGACCATTCTGTGTGGTCGGTCCGCAGGTAACCATTGGCGACGAAACCGTGCTGCAGAGTCACGTCGTCCTTACCGGCCGGACAACACTCGGGCAAAGAAATCGTGTGTATCCGGGCTGCGTCATCGGTGGCGAACCTCAGGACATCAGTTACCAGGACACAGACACCCAGGTGGTGATCGGCAATGACAATATTTTTCGGGAAGGTGTGACAGTCAGCAGGGGTGCCGAGAAAGAAGACGGGTGCACACGCATCGGCAACGGCAACATGTTCATGGCCAACAGTCACGTCGCTCACAATTGTCACATCTTTGACAAGGTCATCCTTGTCAACGGTGTACTGCTGGGCGGACACGTTCATGTGCACAATGGAGCAATTGTCTCGGGCAATACGGTGGTCCATCATTTCTCAACACTCGGGCGTCTGAGCTTCGTCAGCGGAGGCTGCCGTGTTCCGCACGATATCCCCCCCTTTATGCTGGCTGCCGGCAATGATAATCCTGCCGTGAAAACACTGAACATCGTCGGAATGCGAAGAGCCGGAATTTCTGAAGATTCAATTCAGCACCTGCGAGTTGCATTTCGACTGCTGTTTCGTAAACGACAACCGCTGGAAGAGGTTCGCAGCAGTCTTGAAAACACAATTGACGACGCACTACCGGCGGAACTTAGGGAACTGTTTCAATTCATTGAAAATCAGCGAGCCGGTAAACTTGGCCGTGCCCGGGAAGCCATTCGCAATCAAACGGCAACACAACAGCAGTCCGTGCAGAAATCGAAAGCAGCATGA
- a CDS encoding Gfo/Idh/MocA family oxidoreductase produces the protein MNDLQMAVVGVGSLGQHHARILAGMNGVQLAGVVDPRPEHGRQIAQRYRTQWYADVQGLPHHLDGVVIATPTMYHLEPAEYFLKAGVPTLVEKPLATSLKDANHLRKLADTHNTVLQVGHIERFNPAFEEALSLCDDVKYLRCQRVSPYSFRSTDIGVVHDLMIHDIDLALALIGELPESVEAFGAVTIGPHEDCAVARLRMPNSTIVDITSSRMAPVSERSMQIWSSRGCLNVDLQARILTSWEPSAAVAANPGMIRTIAAATPDPLTLKDRVFGEWVEEKTIQASDRDALTAELQEFVEVIHGKTRPRVGGREALDAMLVAGEVLKSLKHWSWQDSSSSDSSGKAAA, from the coding sequence ATGAACGATCTTCAAATGGCAGTCGTGGGTGTCGGGTCACTTGGACAGCACCACGCTCGTATCCTGGCAGGTATGAATGGTGTGCAACTCGCTGGTGTCGTGGATCCCCGACCGGAACATGGTCGGCAGATCGCGCAACGATATCGAACGCAGTGGTATGCAGACGTGCAAGGTCTTCCGCATCATCTGGACGGTGTGGTGATTGCAACTCCAACCATGTATCACCTGGAACCTGCGGAGTATTTCCTCAAAGCCGGGGTTCCCACACTGGTGGAAAAACCACTGGCAACCAGTCTGAAAGATGCAAATCATCTTCGCAAACTGGCTGACACACATAACACCGTCCTGCAGGTCGGTCATATCGAACGATTCAACCCGGCCTTCGAAGAAGCTCTGAGTCTTTGCGACGACGTCAAATACCTGCGGTGCCAGCGGGTCAGCCCCTACTCGTTTCGCTCTACTGACATCGGTGTTGTTCACGATTTAATGATCCATGACATTGATTTGGCACTGGCACTCATCGGTGAACTGCCTGAATCCGTGGAAGCCTTTGGTGCTGTGACGATCGGCCCGCATGAAGACTGCGCCGTGGCCCGCCTTCGAATGCCGAACAGTACGATTGTCGATATCACCTCCAGCCGGATGGCTCCTGTGTCCGAACGGTCTATGCAGATCTGGAGTTCCCGGGGATGTCTGAACGTTGATCTTCAGGCTCGCATACTCACAAGCTGGGAACCATCCGCCGCAGTGGCCGCCAACCCCGGCATGATCCGGACCATCGCCGCCGCCACTCCCGATCCACTAACACTCAAAGACCGGGTTTTTGGGGAATGGGTTGAAGAGAAGACCATTCAGGCGTCGGACAGAGATGCCCTGACCGCGGAACTGCAGGAATTCGTTGAAGTGATTCACGGCAAAACACGGCCTCGTGTTGGCGGTCGGGAGGCCCTTGATGCAATGCTGGTAGCCGGTGAGGTCCTTAAGTCACTGAAACACTGGTCGTGGCAGGATTCATCATCATCCGATTCTTCCGGAAAAGCAGCAGCCTGA
- a CDS encoding signal peptidase II, protein MNHVPVSRVILYGLLSSFAVSLDLVSKSIAFRQLRVHTGTDWLMDGWLKFRLFTSINQGALWGVGQGLSLWFAALSVAAVAGILYWLFWRQGCQSIWLTTALAVVSGGTLGNLYDRLGMHGLQDSDGNTVFGVRDFLDFRLGSFDWAIFNVADVCLVTGAVMLMLQSIMTPPPSIAAEVDQDPFSMSGDGDPKVPTPG, encoded by the coding sequence ATGAATCACGTTCCCGTCAGTCGAGTAATCCTGTACGGACTTCTGTCATCGTTCGCTGTGTCTCTGGATCTTGTCTCCAAATCGATTGCATTTCGGCAGTTGCGTGTGCATACCGGTACGGACTGGCTGATGGATGGCTGGTTGAAATTTCGGCTGTTCACCAGCATCAACCAGGGAGCTTTGTGGGGAGTCGGGCAGGGACTTTCTTTGTGGTTCGCAGCTTTGAGCGTCGCGGCCGTGGCGGGAATTTTGTACTGGCTGTTTTGGAGACAGGGCTGTCAGAGTATATGGCTGACAACCGCTCTGGCCGTGGTGTCCGGGGGAACTCTCGGCAATCTTTATGACCGCCTCGGGATGCACGGACTCCAGGACTCCGACGGCAACACCGTTTTTGGTGTACGTGATTTTTTGGATTTTCGTCTCGGTTCGTTCGACTGGGCCATATTCAATGTGGCTGATGTCTGTCTGGTCACCGGTGCGGTGATGCTGATGCTGCAGTCAATTATGACACCGCCCCCGTCGATAGCAGCCGAGGTCGATCAGGACCCATTCAGCATGTCCGGTGACGGCGATCCGAAAGTGCCAACTCCGGGTTGA
- a CDS encoding serine/threonine protein kinase codes for MYPDRIGPYHIERKIGSGGMGNVYLGTHTETGQITAVKVLPATLAREGGFVERFSREIQALRKLNSRHIVELFDDGSTEDGSWYYAMEFIEGETLTNLITIRQKLPWTEVSDIALQIAAALKAAHDAGVVHRDIKPSNLMITADGSVKLTDFGVAHMFATTRLTRTGGVVGTAEYMSPEQARGLRATQRSDLYSLGAVMYAMLTGRPPFTGRNATEILHKQQFAQIEKPRHYVPEIPRLFEELVCQLLEKQPDKRTPNALVLSRKLEQVRSRIAFAEQQELEERQSLNDVTSPPAQPSESMADDQMMQRPGPATLVRDIMREEVTSQLEKSLPARIFNNTWVLTGLLLMVLGLGYYFWTNATLTAEERFEKAATVMSGKPTSEWIRERDNLQELLDTDAVPKRVAEIKQMIRNADQYEFCRNLKHMAPIDGTRDLELQRLTRQAFDDFAHGNVTLARADLSAVAALTENSEHDRFLHRFILQTLEQWKQDTSIRGRHKLLKTAIDEASLALNDPNLAETAVSLLDSVMQLYHDDPDVASEISYCLHLKKQIQRETADK; via the coding sequence ATGTATCCGGATCGCATCGGCCCCTATCACATCGAGCGAAAAATCGGCTCCGGTGGTATGGGGAACGTCTATTTAGGGACGCACACAGAGACCGGACAAATAACGGCAGTGAAAGTCTTGCCCGCAACACTGGCTCGTGAGGGGGGCTTCGTTGAACGATTCTCACGTGAGATCCAGGCTCTCAGAAAACTAAACAGCCGCCATATTGTGGAACTGTTTGATGACGGATCGACCGAGGACGGTTCATGGTACTACGCCATGGAATTCATCGAAGGTGAAACACTCACCAATCTGATTACGATTCGTCAGAAGCTACCGTGGACCGAAGTCTCGGACATTGCTTTACAGATTGCCGCGGCTCTCAAAGCAGCACACGATGCGGGAGTGGTGCACCGTGACATTAAGCCGTCGAACCTGATGATCACTGCGGACGGATCCGTGAAGCTGACGGACTTCGGTGTTGCACACATGTTTGCCACCACACGTCTGACTCGAACAGGAGGCGTGGTAGGCACGGCGGAGTATATGTCACCGGAACAGGCTCGAGGACTGCGGGCAACCCAGAGAAGTGACCTGTATTCACTTGGAGCCGTGATGTACGCCATGCTGACAGGACGACCACCGTTCACCGGCCGGAATGCCACTGAGATCCTGCATAAACAGCAGTTTGCACAAATTGAAAAGCCTCGGCACTACGTACCCGAAATTCCTCGACTCTTTGAAGAACTTGTCTGTCAGCTGCTGGAAAAACAACCTGACAAACGAACCCCCAATGCTCTGGTTCTGAGTCGCAAGCTTGAACAGGTCCGTTCTCGGATCGCTTTTGCAGAGCAGCAGGAACTTGAGGAACGACAGAGTCTTAACGATGTTACGAGTCCACCAGCACAGCCATCTGAATCAATGGCGGATGATCAGATGATGCAGCGGCCTGGCCCGGCAACACTCGTACGGGATATCATGCGTGAGGAAGTAACATCACAACTGGAAAAATCACTTCCGGCTCGTATCTTTAACAACACTTGGGTGCTGACTGGTCTTCTACTGATGGTGCTTGGCCTGGGATATTATTTCTGGACAAACGCAACTCTCACGGCAGAGGAACGTTTTGAGAAAGCAGCAACAGTCATGTCCGGAAAACCCACGTCCGAATGGATCCGCGAACGCGATAACCTTCAGGAGCTGCTGGATACGGATGCGGTTCCCAAACGAGTCGCGGAAATTAAACAGATGATTCGCAACGCCGACCAGTACGAGTTCTGTCGTAACCTCAAACACATGGCACCGATTGACGGAACCAGGGATCTGGAACTTCAGCGTCTGACTCGGCAGGCATTTGATGATTTCGCGCACGGGAACGTGACGCTGGCCCGTGCTGATCTGAGTGCCGTGGCAGCTCTGACCGAAAACTCCGAACATGACCGGTTCCTACACAGGTTTATTCTGCAAACACTCGAACAGTGGAAACAGGACACGAGTATCCGAGGTCGCCACAAACTTTTAAAAACGGCTATCGACGAAGCCAGTCTGGCACTGAATGACCCCAATCTGGCTGAGACAGCGGTTTCTCTGCTGGATTCCGTTATGCAGCTTTATCACGACGATCCCGACGTTGCTTCGGAAATATCCTACTGCCTTCACCTGAAAAAACAGATACAGCGTGAAACCGCAGACAAGTGA
- the aroH gene encoding chorismate mutase, translated as MTLKPEQEKRMAVRGIRGATSVTKDDPELIREATQELIEQILKRNRIEDYDHVISAIFTTTEDLRSTFPAEAARHIGMTLVPLLCAQEIPVQGSMPRCIRVLLHVNTERSTAEIEHVYLREAQKLRPDMNSAQ; from the coding sequence ATGACGCTTAAACCCGAACAGGAGAAAAGAATGGCGGTTCGAGGCATTCGCGGCGCGACGTCTGTGACCAAAGACGATCCGGAACTAATTCGTGAAGCGACCCAGGAACTGATCGAACAGATCCTGAAGCGAAACCGAATCGAGGATTATGATCACGTCATTTCTGCCATCTTCACGACGACAGAAGACCTTCGGTCAACGTTTCCGGCAGAAGCCGCTCGACACATCGGAATGACCCTGGTCCCTCTGCTGTGTGCTCAGGAAATACCCGTACAGGGTTCAATGCCTCGCTGTATCCGTGTGCTGCTGCATGTCAACACAGAACGCAGCACTGCCGAAATCGAACATGTCTATCTGCGCGAAGCTCAAAAGCTGCGTCCGGATATGAACAGTGCCCAGTAG
- a CDS encoding peptidylprolyl isomerase produces MDDKNTRTNAMQDRNPVPGSGSDRKNRRPASVMVAGTLIASLAVGVGVQLLRAQPDSTTKAVPDSRVSTDSELSRPAAKVNGEVITGEQLARECIHQFGGEVLDGLISRKIIQQECAEHGVQVTDAEVHAEVLRLSKHAGLPADQWYKFIESERGLNALQYRRDVVWPLLALKRIAGREVEITREMLKEAYIDNYGPRVIARMIMFDKLRRAQEVVAEIKKHPENFEDFAREHSVEPNSRSLGGKIPPIRMYSGAHEEIRRTAFRMKEIGEISGLLQVGRSEYVILQYEGRTEPVEHDRNDVHAILHSELVEREVQTLVAETFDTLRKDAKVFNYLTGATTNPIKQTAAVSSDRVLSAAD; encoded by the coding sequence ATGGATGACAAGAACACCCGGACGAATGCTATGCAGGATCGGAATCCTGTTCCCGGATCCGGTTCTGACCGCAAAAACCGTCGCCCTGCGTCCGTGATGGTGGCGGGTACTTTGATCGCAAGTCTTGCCGTGGGTGTGGGCGTTCAGCTGTTGCGGGCTCAGCCGGACTCCACGACGAAGGCCGTACCGGATTCTCGGGTTTCCACCGACAGTGAACTCTCAAGACCTGCGGCTAAAGTCAACGGTGAAGTCATTACCGGAGAACAGCTGGCACGGGAATGCATACATCAGTTTGGAGGTGAAGTCCTAGATGGTCTCATCAGTCGTAAAATCATTCAGCAGGAATGTGCCGAACACGGCGTTCAGGTGACAGATGCGGAGGTTCATGCTGAAGTGCTCCGCCTGAGTAAACACGCGGGGCTTCCGGCGGATCAGTGGTACAAATTCATTGAATCGGAACGCGGACTGAATGCACTGCAGTATCGTCGTGATGTGGTGTGGCCGCTACTCGCTCTGAAGAGAATTGCCGGGCGAGAGGTTGAAATTACCCGCGAAATGTTGAAAGAAGCGTACATTGACAATTACGGCCCCAGGGTCATCGCTCGTATGATCATGTTCGATAAACTCAGACGGGCCCAGGAGGTTGTTGCGGAAATCAAGAAACACCCGGAGAACTTTGAAGATTTTGCACGCGAACATTCCGTCGAGCCGAACAGTCGGTCTCTGGGAGGAAAAATTCCGCCGATCCGGATGTATTCAGGGGCCCATGAAGAGATTCGCAGAACCGCATTCCGGATGAAGGAAATTGGTGAGATTTCCGGACTGCTTCAGGTCGGGCGTAGTGAGTATGTCATATTGCAGTACGAAGGCAGGACGGAACCTGTCGAACACGACCGAAATGATGTGCATGCGATTCTGCACAGCGAACTTGTAGAGCGTGAGGTGCAGACGCTGGTGGCTGAGACATTCGATACTCTCAGGAAAGATGCCAAAGTTTTTAATTATCTCACTGGTGCAACCACCAATCCAATTAAACAGACCGCAGCCGTCAGCTCCGACCGGGTTCTGTCCGCCGCTGACTAG